The Mastacembelus armatus chromosome 24, fMasArm1.2, whole genome shotgun sequence sequence CTCATCCCTACTTGTAGGCAACTtccagagagaaagaatgagtaCAGTCCAGGCAGCTTATTtgataattttttatttttattattattttatagatcttttatggttttttattttaatccagAATGGGTTTGCACCAGTTGAATTTTTCCTGGAGGGAACTCGAAGCCGAACAAGCAAGTCTTTGACTCCTAAATTAGGtaagaaacaaaagaagttgTTTCTCTTCAGAAGTCAGATTTTTGATTAGatgctgtatttttgtatttttcattttcttacgTTATAGTTGACATTCCAAAGACAGACAgtgttttatactgtacatattagAAAGCCCCTTGAGGCAAATTTGTAATTTGTGATATtagtttatataaataaaattgtgaATTCCAGCACAATTACTAATGAGCAAAGGGATATTATcaaagtatattttcattttaatatgtcTGCACACTTATCGCTTTTTGGCAGTGCAGCAGGTTTCACAGCTTTGATCATTTTAGTAAACAATCATTCTTTTCCGTCATCCTCACCGTTTGTTTTTCGTTCAGGTCTGCTGAATATAGTGATGGATCCATTCCTCAAAGGGGAGGTGTTTGATGTTAGTTTGGTTCCAGTTAGTATCAGCTATGAGAGGATCTTAGAGGAGGTTCTCTATGCCAGAGAACTGCTAGGTGTACCCAAACCCAAAGAGTCCACCTCAGTGAGTCACTTTTACACATACACCACagaacaaacatacacattttccCTATTTACATAACCcagtatgaataaataatgtaataataaaataatgaatatatttGCTACAGTGTTGTCTGCCCTTTTGGTCTCTTTCCTTTGTAGGGTCTGTTTAAAGCCAGAAAGGTCCTCAGTGAAGACTATGGCAGCATCCATGTGTACTTCGGTCAGCCTGTGTCTCTCAGAAGTTTAGCCCAGGGCAAAGTTAACCGCTGCCAGTTCAGCTTGATGCCAAGGTACGATATGCTGACATTAAATTATCTGTGGAGTGTAAAGCTTCTTTTCCACTATAGGGACTTACCTTAATGTGGAGCATCCCATAACTAGAACCTGTATGTTTTGCTTTTCCCGCTGTGTTTTACAAATGTTGTAAAAGCAGCAGTTTGCACACATCCAATATTAAAAGTTTCACACCTTGACACAATTTTTTATTATCCCATTTTGTGGTCTTTGTTCTTTGTTATAAAAAAGTCCTTCCAGAGGTACATGCAAAAATGAAAGTACAAATTCTGTAGTGATAAAGGCCAGTAAATGGACACTAAAACAACAGATCTTTCTTGTTCTAGTCTTAGGCAAATATTTTTCAAACCATAAATATAGGCATCAGCTAATTGAAATAATTGCTACATACAGACTAAATAAgagttgtgtgttttgaatCTGCTTTAATCtcacactgaaaatgtttgaaaattcAAATGGTGTtttcaaacagttttttttttgcagctgttgTCAAAGTTGCcttctgtgtttttagtgtttaaCTCTCCAAATCAAATAATGGTCATGATGTTTTGTCCATAAGcttgttaattaaaaaaaacatgaactaaCTGAAAGCTTTCAATTTCTAGACACATCCCCAAGAGGCCCAATGAGGAGATCCACAACTTTGTGAATGACTCTGCCTACAGGCTGGTGCGGACACAAGAGGAGAACATGGTCCTGAAGCCGTGGGTCCTGCTAGCCTCTCTGCTGCTTCAGAACCACCACCAGAACCAGGCGGTGGGGCAGATACCAGGGATAGCACTGGACGAGCTGACTGAACAGACTGTGTGGCTCAGGGATGTCTCACGACAGTATGGAGCCTTCCTCCACTGGCCTGGTACAGTATGAGCCCAGTACTTGCTTTTAGGCAGATTCAATGTTGTCACAGTGATACTGAAGACTGCGTACTCGAGTACTGGAGTTCCATTCATTGctctgttcttctttttttctttttctttttcagaccAGATGGCTCCATCAGAAGTAGTCTCCTCCAGTCTTTCTCTGCATCAAGGGCTAGTGAGGATCTCAGGGGGGAGAGTGCAGCTGGCATTGAAACAaggtttgtatttatttctttgacCTTTCCATTGTATTAACAACAAAATCCTACAGAGATGAGTTAGGGTGCACTGCAGTCATTTAGCTATCAGTTACTCAGAAGCAAACTGTCCAGTGATGTAAATGGATGAAGTGAATACAAGAATGATGAAAGTCTTTTGCATCTTCTGATTGTAAATGTTGTCTTGAGCAGGAAAGCAAGCAGGGCCGAAAAAGCCTCACAGCACTGTCGCCCCAGAAGAGGAGCTCTTGAGTCAGGCCGTCATCGTACTCTCCTGTGCCTCCTACAGGAACCAGGCACTGCACGTCTTCCTCCGACCGGCTCTGCTAGCCTGCGGCATTCACATTGCTTCATCCAACAAAAAACGTAAGACTGatgctgtctctctctgcttgcTGGATTATAGCTGCACTGTTATGATAGTTTAACAttaaagctgaaataaataaagacctGAAATAATAAGCTAATTTTGTTGGTGTAGTTTCATATCACTGGATCTGTTCAGCAGATGTGCTTGTATGAACTATGTTTCTTCCTTGGTAGGCTGAATACCTTTTATTGCCACTGTACAATATGAAGATTtctaatgtaaatataaaaaggtTTTATTCAGCCAGTTTAACCTCAGGAAATAAAGGgagtaaattattttttgtgcCTCTTTGCACAAGAAAGCCATTTATAACAGTCAGAGATAGACTTGTAAAGTACTTGTTGGCTGCATTTCCTAcatgttgtcattttgtgtcttttccaGAGGAGGTCTTTAACAGTTTCAGCTTCCTGAGGAACATGTTCTTTAATGAGTTCATCCTCTGTCCTGGAGCTACGGTGCAGGTGAGGAACATTGTTTCTCTACAGCTGTACTtgacataaatgtttaaatgtagaTTAAATGTTCCCACAGTAAATTATTCAGACTTATTTTTTCCTGACTCTTGCTGTGCCCCTTGTAGGACTTTGAGGAGGCCTGTTACCTGCTAGCGAAGACTGGAGCTCTGCATGTCAGCCAGCAGGAGGTTCTGGTAACAGAGAAAGGACAAAGAACACTGGCCTACCTCACCAGTATGCTTGATCCCTTCTTACAAGGGTACCAGGTGAGTGAGACAAACATTGTAGTTGAGACAACTACTCAGATGAGTCATGTTTGCAAACAGCACAGTGTGCACATCCACTCCTTAATGTAGGCCTGGTACAAGGTCATAGATTCAGGTGAGGAAAAAGCAGAATATCTGCAGATTAGATGAAAGTTCCTGAACTTTCTTCGACTCGAACAagcaagttttatttttctttttttggccCATTGAAGAGCCAGTAGAGATCAAACGTTGCCTTACGAAATCTAACTGAATTtctcatgtcatgttttttccGGCCCATTTGATCTAATTTGAATCAAAGTCAAAAGGATATCGAAAACTATTttgtaaagttttaaaaag is a genomic window containing:
- the gnpat gene encoding dihydroxyacetone phosphate acyltransferase, giving the protein MSSKAVYSHRNPMLKKRDDFEDMLEERRNSSDLRYALRCYTPVLYQGVTPCKASMLKTMVLQSDQLHYVINQVSKETGRANDDITEEASAILEEMAQRLQLSTVRFFAFTLSKVFKTLFRSICVNEEGIQRLQQAIQEHPVVLLPSHRSYMDFLLMSYILYTYDLALPVIAAGMDFMGMKIVGEMLRMSGAFFIRRSFGGDRLYWAVFSEYVKTMLRNGFAPVEFFLEGTRSRTSKSLTPKLGLLNIVMDPFLKGEVFDVSLVPVSISYERILEEVLYARELLGVPKPKESTSGLFKARKVLSEDYGSIHVYFGQPVSLRSLAQGKVNRCQFSLMPRHIPKRPNEEIHNFVNDSAYRLVRTQEENMVLKPWVLLASLLLQNHHQNQAVGQIPGIALDELTEQTVWLRDVSRQYGAFLHWPDQMAPSEVVSSSLSLHQGLVRISGGRVQLALKQGKQAGPKKPHSTVAPEEELLSQAVIVLSCASYRNQALHVFLRPALLACGIHIASSNKKQEVFNSFSFLRNMFFNEFILCPGATVQDFEEACYLLAKTGALHVSQQEVLVTEKGQRTLAYLTSMLDPFLQGYQVVCRFLCEEAPENLTEKQFIPALRKFVINLLLAGRLRYTEVLSSDLQKNCLAALLRLGAVRKIKGAEQETLKVNQVMVNSLEDTLGGKLPTQKAVGARL